Within the Miscanthus floridulus cultivar M001 chromosome 2, ASM1932011v1, whole genome shotgun sequence genome, the region CGCCGCTGCTCGTTGCATCTTCGTAACCGATCAGTTGATCCCGCTCGTCCGACGGGGGATCATCCGAATGCGGGTGACGTGCCTGTTTCCAAACTGGAAACCGGTCGTTAATTGTGTTACTGGTGGCTGCTACTCTGTTTAGGATCAACGGTGCTGGCTTAATAAGAGCTTGCGTTTTCGTTCTCATGCCCTGGGTGCGGTTTAAGCAGCATTATTATGTGCTCGCAGTAGAGCGTGGATCAATAACTTTGTCCTTATGCAAGGATTGCTTGCAATAGAACCTTGCACCTAACAAATCTACATCTGACATGGCTTGCCAATTGCATGATATTTTCCTGAATTGCTGCAAGTTAGCTATATGTCTTCTCTTTGTCTAGAAGGTTTGTGCCCAATAGAGGTGATGATGTAAATATGGTGGCTAGGTGCTGTAtttacaagttttttttttctatataagGACAATGCTACTCATATAGCTGTGCCCATATGTAAACCTCTTGATTATCTTGGCATCAGATCGTTTTTCTAAATTTCAGTTGTGAACAGTACCTTTTGACATTACATGGCAGTTTAACTACACATCTTAACATTTTGCTATGTTTTCCAGCCATTGGCAGTCTACCTTTTCAACACCAAAGCTTCTAAGTTGATGAATGATGAGGCCAGGCAAGCAAAGATTGTCAAGTTCTCAGAGTCCAGTTGGAAACTTACCTACTATGCTTCTGTTCAAGCATGGGTCCTCATGATAATAAAGCAGGAACCATGGTCATTGGATATGATGCAATACTTTGATGGCTGGCCAAATCAACCCATCGCGTGAGTGCATACTGTTTCctcaataaattatttaaatataCTAGTCCTGCCGGAGCGTTTTCCCTTACTTTCGGTTTCTAGGTTTCGCTGTATAGGTATTGCAGACTATTTGACATGTCCTATATCCAGTCTCTTTGAAGTTGAAGAGACAGCACTTGACTATATCATTAGGACAGATTATCCTTTGAATGTTCTTCGAAGTGTAGCCCTTGGAATTTTCAAGGGCATTTAAGTGCATGGTGCGATTACTGTGGAAATCATCATTTGCTTGTTATCAACATTTTCCTTGTTATTTGTTAAGGATTGAATGTTACAAAAAAAAACACTTTTTTCATGCAACCATACCTATTTAGGATTTCACACTGCAACACCTGTGTGTTCTTACTCTTCCATTTTGATAGTTGCACCTGAAAAGTTGAAAGTAAGAACAATACGGAGTAGCTTACTTGTATAGCTCTATTCATACACTGTTGTTATTTAGTCTTCCATTTTTGATGTAGTCAAAGGTGATATTGGGGCATGCCACATGCATACAATTTACAAACAAAGTCTGTAAACATGCTACTGCCTTTTCTTCAGTTCTTCAGCATGGTTGTTTTCATAGCTTATGCATCTTGAATTTTTTACTGCTAAACCGCTACCAGCTGTAACCATATAAATCATGAATGTAACAGCTTCAAGTTTACTTCTGTTTGCCATTTTTCCTACAAACGGCAGGGGCACGTCTTGTGGCCTTCTGATAAAAATGGGCTATACAAATTTTTGCTCTGTGCCATTCAATGCCAGCACCACCAAACACCTTGTACTTGTACCCATGCTGACTGAATGGCTTATATTGGGGGCTGTCATCCTTCTAAACTTATTTCCACAAGTGAAAGACACCCAGGCATATTACTTGTGACCACTTAACATGTTCTCTGGAGCAAAGTGGTGATTTTTGCTCCCTCTAATGTATATTCTGCTTTCTCTCAGGTCCTCATTGATGCTTTTCTACATGTGCCAGTGTGGATTTTATATCTACAGCATCGGTGCTCTTGTTGCTTGGGAAACCCGCAGAAAAGATTTTGCTGTAATGATGTCTCATCATGTAATAACATCTACTCTAATTGGAGTTTCATATCTGACCGGGTAAATCTTTTTCCGTGCACTTAATGATGTATTTGCACTTCACAACTTCATTCTCTCATATTCTGGTGCTGTCTATTTGGGTTCAACTGATCATATTGTGAATTTATGAGGCTACAGAGTAATCAATTAGTCCATAACTTACACAAGAATTCAAGGATATGCTAAACTTAGATAATTGTTCAGATCTTTTGAGTAGTCAATATTTTCTAGAGTGAGAAAAGCGTGGTAGTTTGATTCCTCAAAACGTATCTATAAACAGTTGGATCTAAGATTATATGTATACAATAGAAAAGCGAACTCTCAATGGCAATGAGATGTAAAGGTAAGTATTGGCATCAGTTGATCTTGATGTTTTAGTTCTAGTCCTTAATTTGCCTTTCTCCCTTGAAGTGTAATTATGTCCTAGGCGGGGTTTCATGAGAAtttcatgggcattaaatatgctgacatggcacTGTATTGATAAAGAGAGAGACAATAAAAGTTttatgggagtagagagagtttcatggggatgaaactcttctgcactgtttccaaaatatgGGTGTGCTGGAAACTGAGACATGAAACCCCACTGAGACTAGGCCTAAAGAGTACATTACTTTTCTGATAATCTGTGTGCTTAGCTAGCATGGTATTACCAGTTTTGCTTCCACCTCATTTTTTTTGGGTATTATGTGCTTCCGGTTGGCCTAGGGTATTGCTATTTTAAGATAAtgaaagttatgctcactttcaGATTTTTCCGAATTGGGACCATCGTTCTCGCTCTTCATGATGCAAGTGATGTGTTTCTTGAGACTGCCAAATTGTGCAAGTACACAGAAAAAGAGCTGGGGGCTAGCTTGTTTTTCGGTCTCTTCGCTATCTCCTGGCTGCTATTGCGTCTAATTTACTTCCCATTTTGGATAATCAAAGCCTCGAGGTTTGTTTGCTACTTCTCTTTGTGATAACTTTCTGTTTCTGTAGTCTTGTAGTTTTAGACTTACTGTTGTTGCCGTTGCAATGCCAGCTATCATTCCATCGCATTCTTGAGGAAGCTGGATGAATACCCGACAGCTTTGTACTACATCTTGAACACAATGCTTCTCACGTTGCTTGTATTCCATATGTACTGGTGGAAACTCATATGTTTGATGATAATGAGACAATTGAATAATAAAGGACAAGTTACAGATGATGTTCGATCTGGTAAGAGAATTTTCTTTGGTGGAATTACTTAAATGGTTGGTTTGCATTGAGCCATGAATCATAAGAGGTTATTTTTGGCACATCTTTCTTGAAACAAGAGACATTTACGTTATTACAGTATTTATATTTAGGTAAAGAAGTAGAGGATCCTTATGGCATCTGTGTTATTGACAGGCCCAGCATTTCTATTTCAGATTCTCTTCTGGCAAAATGGATTGACGCACATTTTTACGAGCTGTCATGTCATAATAATATAATAGCATAGATATGTGAACTTTCGTTGGATAGAAACCCTAGTGGCGAAGGCATCTGTGTGAGTTCAACTTATTTTATTTTGCTACAATGCAGATTCCGAGGATGAGGAGTAATGGGAGATTGATTCCGAGGATGAGGAGTAATGGGAGATTCATTCTTTGACATCAACGTGTCATTTCTTCGCCAATACTTTTCTATGCCTGCTTCCAGAATTTATTGTTTTGATCTTGGTAAGTCTTGGGCATGGATATAAAAGTTTAATCTCTGTATATTGCCTTATGATATCAAACATGGCTAGACCGAGAGTGGAGCAGGTCCTATACATGACGGGTATAGCTAGCAAGCTTACTTGAAGGTTCCTTCAAAAAATTTTGGTTCACCTTTTTTGATATGGGGAAAGACATGAGAGGGCGTACGGGCTTTTTCCTGAAGCTTGAAGAACCCCCTCTGTACCATGTTCAATATACTTCAcctgtgagtagatttagttctAATTGATGGTAATAAATTGATTCTTTTGATTGGGAGTAAATCTCACCTGTATCTTAATGATCTCATGTGATGTGCATTGAGCTTTATGCAGCTATATAATTTTTTGAATAGTGTTATCCCTATTCTATGCATATGATACAGGTATAGTTTAGATCCAATTTGGTTATGATATTATCTCAAATTAGACTTCAATACTagtcaaataaaaaaaatgaaatgtACTCTGAACTACTCAAATTCAATGGAACAATATTCATATGATCGGGTATGTTTTAAATTTAACGTGACTTATGTTTTGGTTATCTTTTAAATTTACCGTGACTTGTGTTTCTTCAGGGCTGAATCAATATTTTTACAATCTTATACTCCTATAAATGCAAGGAGGCTAAAATGTATTGAATCAATATGGATGCTACTTTTAACAATGATGTGTACGGATGGGCACTGACTAAACCCCAATTTGGATCCACTGGTGCTAATAACGGAACCAATGACTACAACCTTCGTTCTAAAATATAAGCATGTGTTTTGGTTCCAGGG harbors:
- the LOC136540207 gene encoding ASC1-like protein 3, producing MAAVRGGEAVSVALLFSLAFFCARLLLDRLVYKPLAVYLFNTKASKLMNDEARQAKIVKFSESSWKLTYYASVQAWVLMIIKQEPWSLDMMQYFDGWPNQPIASSLMLFYMCQCGFYIYSIGALVAWETRRKDFAVMMSHHVITSTLIGVSYLTGFFRIGTIVLALHDASDVFLETAKLCKYTEKELGASLFFGLFAISWLLLRLIYFPFWIIKASSYHSIAFLRKLDEYPTALYYILNTMLLTLLVFHMYWWKLICLMIMRQLNNKGQVTDDVRSDSEDEE